ACAGCATACATTGCTGAAGCAACTGTGCTCTTCCAGGAAGAGTGAGTAATGGAAGAGCTGAAATATACTCCCATTCCTGTGCCATAGAATAAAGAAATAACAGAGAGATGAGATCCACAGGTAGAAAAGGCTTTGTACTTACCCTTAGCAGATGGGACTTTCAAAATGGTAGAACAGATCTGACTATATGAAAAAACAATCCCTGTGAGTGGGACAATGCCCAGTATTGCAGCCatgatatataataacatataattaTTAAAGGTGTCAGAACAAGAGAGTTTCAAAACTTGAGGGAAATCACAAAAGAAGTGCTGAATTTCATGATCTCCACAGAAAGAAAGCCTCATTACCATGAGATTCTGAATGAGGGCTTCAACAAGGCTTATTATCCAAGAGAGCATCATCAAGAGGACACAGAGTCTAGGGCTCATGATGGTTGCATAGTGTAGAGGTTGACAGATTGCCACAAACCGGTCATAGGCCATTGCAGTGAGAAGGAAATTGTCCACACAAGTTAAAGCCATAAAGAAGTACATCTGAGCAACACAGGCAGCATAAGATATAGCCTTACTTTGTGTCAAGATGTTCACCAACATCTTGGGGACTGTAGTGGTTATGACACAGAGATCCACAAAGGACAGATTGGAGACAAAGAAGTACATGGGTGTATGGAGGTGAGAGTCAGAGGCAATGGTGAGCATTAAGAGCAGATTTCCAACCACAGTGACCAAGTACATGCCCAAGAACAGCCCAAAGAGAGGCCCCTGCTGCTCTGGTGTCTCAGAAAATCCCAGGAGGAGAAATTCAGTGAATTGTGTTTGGTTTCCTGGTACCATGGGGCTGATGTTTCTGCTGGGAAAGAGAAGTTAGAAGAGCATGACATGAAAATCTTTTTCTAAGAAATGCAGGGAATATCAAACGCTGACTTAGAATTTCTTGGTTCTTTTTCTATATCTGTCACTGATTATCTTtttgatcttgaacaagtcactatTTCCTCATTCAACTTCAATGGGCTTGAACAAATGACTTCTAAGATTCCTTACagttcatatatttttaataagaatCAACAGCATTTAGAAGTGAATATTTTATGAACACCACCTCCAATTTGCTTTAAACACTGGGATAAAGGAAGAGATACTATGGCTCAACAAGTCTACTCCTCCTGCCACCAGCAGACAGAGGATATTGATTTGATATGATGGGATTGTTTAGAGAGTCTGTTCTTCAACTGGAATCATAAAATCGCATAGAGACAGAAACACCTTATGGAATTCACAGTACAAAACTTTAACACACACAAACAGAACCCATTATATAATATAACTGACAAGTACACAACTAGTCTTTCTTTGAAAACCTCTATGGAAGGGAAACCCACTCAGAAGTAACTGTCAGTTTTCTTTACATTGAGCCTAAAGATATGTTTTCAAGTTCTATCCAGTGCTCTCATTGTATTCTGAGTCCTTACAGAACAATTCCCATTTCTTCCTCCCCCAGGAATCTCTTTAAATATGAGAAGGCAGTTATCCCATATTGCAAAAGTTTTCTGTACTTTAGGTCAAGAAATCCTAATTCTTTTCAGCTGATCTTCATAGGCCTTTTACCATCCTTGTTGCTCTTTTTATCATACTCTCCAGATTATCGCTGTCCTTTCTAAATTGTGGAATCCAGAGCTAGACATAAAATTTCACATGTTGTCTGACTGTGGACAAGGATAATGGGATGATCACCTCCTTCTTACTGGAATCTTTGATTCCTTTAATgtaaggtaatttttaaaaagattattttggttGCTACACCACTGCTACCTCAGTGAGTTTACAGGCCACTCAAAACTTctagatcattttaaaattaattattttcttgtgtatgcatttgtgtatgtgtttatgcatgtatgtatatgtgtatgtatttgtgtgctCATGTTGGGAAGtgtgttttcccctttcttatatGTTATAGCTATGTGGTAATGGATGGAATTAACCTTGCAGTATTTGGTGAGCCTAATTACTAAGCCTTCTCTGAGATTGTTTAGGGCTATATATTTTAAAGGGTATTCACCTGAAACTTTGCTCCATTAATTTTGAAGGAATTTTGAGAGCTTCAGTCAATAACACCTAATTCAGAAAGTCTTCTATAGCCCTTTGAAACTCAGATATTCTATATTCTACAACTCATCCCCACAGACACtgtgttttaagttcttttcttttgattcaaGGTTAAAAATCTCACTGGAGCATGTGGTCCAGACTTACAACATTGTGCATTGAAGATAGATGCAGGCTTAAGTGGGATTATTAATGTAGAATGTATTTCTAGAGAGAATGGAATGAGGTCTACACCTAAGACTTTAAGATATTGTTATTGTCTTGAAATAAGGATATGGCTGCCTTGTTATGTTCAGGATATTAACTGGAAAAGGCAGAAAAAGTCTAGGCAAAGAGGAGGAATTTCTAGAAGACAAAGCCCTTTGAGAATTCCAGAAGCACTATCTTAGAATTGGAATGGATCATCTACTGCAAACTATTgctaaaaaaattatatgtgaCTCATAGCAAATATGATGTTTCTATAAAAAGCATATACTAAGCTTCTCCTACATGGTTAGGCAGTCAGCACCCATCTATCAAGCTTTTCTtgtatgtcagacactgtgccaagaaatagaaattaaagaaataagagaggtgacaagagaagggagaaggtacTATTACAACATTTGGTGACAGAATACTGAGGCTCTGAAGCATGAAGAAGAGGAGAATGATGAATAACAAATGTGAGTCCTTCCCCAAAATGGGGAATTCCATGaaggaactcaccaatgggaAAAGGAGGGTAGCATGGGGAAATGAAATTCCAGGTGAAAAGGCCCCAGACACTGAATCATGACTTTAAAATCCACAGAATCAGAAACTCAGCAGGGAAGGTGATGACTggtcattttataattgagaaatatgaTCCAGGCATTGCTTGAAGCCTATCATGTACAGAAACCCATCCATAACCTCCAGTTAATTAGTCATTCCACAGTTGAATAAATTTAGGTTTTAAGAAGTTTGTTGTTTTCTGAAGTATAacatctaaatttaatttttttttgttttttgccatgCCCTCTCTAGCTTAAGGAAAACAGGTCAAAATCCTTAGATATCCCTTCAGAAATCTAAAGATATCTACTACTCCAAAAAATATAGAAGCAGAGCACACATGTATTATAAGCTTATAACTTAAAACTCAAAAGAGAATACCTGGGGAGATCAACAACAGGAGTTTCTTCCTCCTGTGGGAGGtcgtggtgatggtggtggtggtagcagGAACCCTACTGAAGTTGATGATCAGTAAGAGAGACAACTCACTCTGAAGGGCTGTTCTGTCCTGGCTAAAGGAGTTCTGTGCTGATTCTTTTTTAGCTTACCCTCTACTAAGATGCTcaaaatttctcaaatgtatagaatATCCTCTGGTCTTCATCTCTCAACCAACACCCAGATATTCAAGTTGAATCCCTAGAGGTTCacaattttactttctttcaagATTCTGCAAGTAATCTTGGTATATTTCAGGAAGGTTCTCTAATACTTATAAATTTCCATCAATATGTTTCCTCTGTTGATTGTGAGTTGATATCAGTAA
This sequence is a window from Monodelphis domestica isolate mMonDom1 chromosome 3, mMonDom1.pri, whole genome shotgun sequence. Protein-coding genes within it:
- the LOC100011448 gene encoding olfactory receptor 7C2, which gives rise to MVPGNQTQFTEFLLLGFSETPEQQGPLFGLFLGMYLVTVVGNLLLMLTIASDSHLHTPMYFFVSNLSFVDLCVITTTVPKMLVNILTQSKAISYAACVAQMYFFMALTCVDNFLLTAMAYDRFVAICQPLHYATIMSPRLCVLLMMLSWIISLVEALIQNLMVMRLSFCGDHEIQHFFCDFPQVLKLSCSDTFNNYMLLYIMAAILGIVPLTGIVFSYSQICSTILKVPSAKGKYKAFSTCGSHLSVISLFYGTGMGVYFSSSITHSSWKSTVASAMYAVVTPMLNPFIYSLRNKDIKDAVRRLIGRVTSFE